The genomic stretch aaatttggaCAGTTTGATCGTTaaaatattttgatttatttaattttaatttaatatcccGTTATTAATCGATTACTCAGATAGTACCCATCTGACGCTCTAATACATTTTCTAGTGGGCTTTTCCTAAATCGGAccaaaataaaaatgcaataacgAAGTGGGCCCGATTAAAATTTCCAAACTCAGCGTGTGTTAAAATGTAATTCCACCCACACTTTAACGCTTACGGAACTCCACCCGCGTTGTCCTCTTCAACATGGTGGATACAACTCCTCggctctctctctcactctctctctctctctctctcaagcgATCGATAAAATCAAAATCTTTCCGATCGAAACCCTAACTTCGATCGTTCTCAAGGACGACCTTCGTTCCGTTCCCATCTAACCGATTCCTCTTGAGCGAGATCGGGCAATTTCTCTCCGCCCGTGCTCCAGTTGGCCAAGGTTCGCACTATCGAGTACGGTCGAATGGCTCTGCAAAATTACGGGTTTTGAGGCATGGGGTTGGGTCGATGAATGATGCCGGAGTTGCGTAGCGGAGCGCGTAGGGGCCGAGCGCAGGCGAATCCAGTGGTCCAGGCTGAGCAGCCGAAGACAAGGCGGCGACGGACGGCGAGGATCCAGCGGCCAGTGGGCGAGAATCCGCCTGCGGAGGAGATCGGTCAAGTGGAAGGGCGCGGCGAGGTTGGGGGCTTGGCAGGGGAGGAAATCCAGGAAGGGGTCGGGGAGAGGAAGATGAATGATTGCAATAGTGGGGCAAGGAGCGCTGATAAACTCGCTGGCGGAGAGGACGAGGGGAACGCCGCACCGCTCCCAGAAAAGGTGAGACCTTTATCTGTTTTTCCCTGATTGTGATGACGAGTTTCCTCTATTTGGATTGGCTATGTCATGCTTACCGATCCTATTTTATTGTCTCGTATATCGATTAACTTAATCAGAAGCACCAGAAGTTTTACGAAATAAATTTCATGGAAAAAAAATTCTGTGTTGCTATCCTATTCCCTTGAAGTTAGaacaaattctttttaattttcataTGCATATTCAATTTCCAATTgatattttgaattttgtagCCTATGTCTACATTTGATGTTTTTTATTTGCGTTAACTACCTCAAAGAAGAGACAtctcttgggatttttttttggtTGACCTTCAATCACTATGCCATTCAATGCAGTTCTCCGCCATCAACTCGTTGCCTCACCATCCTATACTGCTAGCTCCATGTAATAGTTCTCTAATTACTTCTAGAAAGTTATCTATAATATTTCCCCTTTGAATTGCACCTACATCACTCAGATTGAGATATTGTGATAGTTAATCTTAATTCGTTTTGGCCTTTATGAGACGGGTGTGGAAGCAATCTACATGACAGCTTCATCATCACAACATAGCTTCATTGGTTCAATAGGAGTGTTACCAACTTAGGTGTTAAATGTTTGAGCCAAATAAGCTTGCATGTAGTAAGAGTCATAACTTGGCTCTTTGTTTCTGCAATTGATTTGGACAGATAGTTTTCTTCTTGTGCTTTTAGAATGCCAAGTTGCCTTTAAgaagaacacaatttcttgaaATTGAATGGTTATCTATGGGGGGTACTTGCTAATCTGCAATAGAGGATCATGGTCATGGTATAGGAGAATAGGGGACATTTTCTTGGAGTATTTTTGAGACATTGGATAATCTATAATGATACTTCTCAATGTATCATGAAATAAAGCTTCAAGGAATTTACTAATAGCCAGCTTGGTGATGATAAGATATTTCAACTTTCTTCTCATGTACTTTCTGGATCAGATAACCACCTCTCTGTTTATTCGCAGTCTCACATTGGCATTCATGGGCTTATTAATTGATTCTTCTCCTCACATACTACCACCAGTATGTGAGGATTGGATTTCTAACATCTCAAACAATTGAAGTATGATGGGGTCATTCATGATATTATTAGTTTTTAAGCCTAAGGGCTTATCATGTTCGCACATGactttttaaaaattacattCCATTTTGATTGCCCGGTCTGTCCTATTAATAGTATCTACATCACTATCTCCTGTTGTTGAGGATAAACAGGTCTGTCCTGTCAATATAACTACATTGATGTCTCCTATTGTTGAAGATAAGCAGCTTGAGCAAATTGTGATATTGTTTCATTGCTAaggaagatattttttttttaatgcgaGTAGCTTCTTATCTCTGATTCCTTTCCTACTTGTCATGATGCTTCCTGTATTCTtgcaaaaatttcattttatcttTTCAACAGGTTCAAGTCAGCAATTCACCACTATACAAAGTTGAAAGGAAGCTAGGAAAAGGTGGATTTGGACAAGTTTATGTTGGCCGTCGAATTTCGCCTGCCAGCACAAGTGATAGGACCACTGGTTCTAGTGCTATAGAGGTGTGGTATTTTCCTATTAACACAATTTTTAATGGTCATAATACTTCTGATCTATATTCAATGCCTCCCAGGTAGCGCTAAAGTTCGAGCACAGGACCAGCAAAGGTTGTAATTATGGTCCACCTTATGAATGGCAAGTGTACAAGtaagtttttctttatttttcagtgaaaaaaatagttttagaggaATCTAACCAATATTCTATTTGTGTAGCACACTTGGTGGTATTCACGGGGTGCCAAAAGTTCATTACAAGGGCAGGCAAGGGGACTACTATGTCATGGTATTAGAGAATTTTCAGCTCCTCAGCCTTTAGGGTTTGTCAAGTAATTTGAGaagtttttctaatattttttttttttttttgcaaattgtAGATTATGGATATACTGGGACCAAGCCTTTGGGATGTATGGAATAACAATTCTCACACGTATGACTAATGTTGAATCTAGGTTAGTACTTGTTTTGAATTGCTAACTTGCTAATTTTCATCTCTTCTGTTATGCAGAATGTCCGTGGAAATGGTTGCATGTATTGCAATTGAAGCAATCTCCATATTGGAGAATATGCATTCAAAAGGGTAGAAGTTTACTGTTTGCTTTGCTTCTTAGTTTGTTCTTTCATGTGTCAAGAAGACACTATAATCAATAGGAACTTCTTCAATCCCTGCTGAACTAGTAACCAACctctttttaagtttttttttttaatgtaactACTGTCATTGCTAATGTCAGTTATGTACATGGGGATGTGAAACCTGAAAATTTTTTACTTGGACCTTCTGGGACTTctgaagaaaaaaaattgtttctTGTTGATCTTGGCTTAGGTAATTAATGTGCTTGGTTTTTTAGTTCTTTTCAGTTAATGTaactaaatatgatgtcttaTTAAACTCTTATGTTCTTAATTGACAGCCACTAAGTGGAAGGACAGTTCAACAAATTTGCATGTTGAATATGATCAACGACCAGATGTTTTCAGGTAATTTGTTCCCGCCGCATCTTTAACACTCAAAATGGCTACTTctcaattaaattttatatttacttTAACCATTAGTAACAGTGCAATCTTGTTGATGTGTTCTATAGGGGGACTGTGCGCTATGCTAGTGTTCATGCTCACCTTGGGAGGACAGCAAGCAGAAGAGATGATTTAGAATCCCTTGCTTATACACTTATATTTCTTCTCCGTGGCCGTCTACTTTGGCAAGGGTATCAGGTAggctaatttgcattttaattgATTTTGTGGATGATTTATCTTCATtaataaatttctttatttacTATTAGGGTGAAAATAAAGGTTTCCTTGTATGCAAAAAGAAGATGGCTACATCTCCAGAGTCTCTTTGTTGCTTTTGCCCACAACCTTTCAAACAGTTTGTTGAATACGTGGTCAACTTGAAGTTTGATGAAGAACCTAACTATGCAAAGTACATCTCACTTTTTGATGGCATAGTAGGTCCTAATCCAGATATTAGGCCAATTAACACTGATGGAGCTCAAAAGGTATTTCAATTTCCTATATTTGCATCTTCTATCTATGTAGTTACCTTCGTAAAGTGATTATGCTAACAGAATGTCTGTTTCTTTTCCCATGTTATCAAGCTTATATATCAGGTAGGTCAAAAAAGAGGTCGTCTAATGATAGAAGAAGTTGATGAACAGCCCAAAAAGAAGATTAGGATGGGGTTGCCGGCAAACCAATGGATTAGTGTTTATAATGCACGACGACCTATGAAACAGAGGTGTTTATTTTCTGGGTAGTTGACTCACTGCCAAATTCTTGATAAGAGGGATTGGATGATAAACTCTTGTATTCTAGGTACCACTACAATGTTGCTGATATGAGGCTTGCACAGCATATCGAGAAGGGGAATGAAGATGGTTTATTCATTAGTTGTGTGGCATCGTGTAACAATCTTTGGGCGTTGATCATGGATGCAGGCACTGGCTTCACTGCTCAAGTTTATGAACTATCTACAAACTTTCTTCACAAGGTGAGTGATGTTCTGATTCAACTATATATGTTCCCAATACTAGAACCAGAAAACATGCTGTCAGACATGGATAActgaataatttataatttaagggTAAATCATTTGTACACCCCTTCTGTTTACTAGTATTCTAacctttttttgttttaaaaaaagaaatcCATCTAAGTCCATGAATTTGCATTCCATCTAAGTCCATGAATTTGCAATCTGAAAAACATTTAATAAAAAATGATCCAAGTCTCTAGGTGTCATGCCAGATAAACTCTTTATCATTGGTTACATTTACAGTGGTTTCTATGCATCAGCAAAACTACCACAAAAATACCCATTAAGCAATAAATCCTAAACCCTGAAACACCTTTTTTTCACCGTCAGACTCTTCCCCTTCATCCATAGTTGTCAAAAGCGCAAGATGCAAAAAAACGCTCAAGGGTCTTGGGGCTTAAAGTGCAAAGCTAAGTGCACACTTTAcgtaaaaaaatgtaataaacaaaaggactattatcacaatataaaactgatttataaaagaaaaaaacagcccggtgcatgaagctcccgccatgtggagtcccggggaaggattcattgtacgcaatcttaccttgctttttgcaagaggttgtttccaggattcaaacCTGTTACCTTTTGAATATAAAAttgatttatatgaattaataaaatttattacaatttttttaattttaaatatatttttttatatattttattaggataatttaattaggatttatgaaAGTCTATTCAAACTATCCTgtttaagttgggagttgattgaattaatcaaatcTGCAGACTTAAGTTTTTGATTGTCCATGGTCCCCCATTAATTGCGGGCATCATGACGCCTCCAGGACGTTGGAAAAATGAAAAAgagtaaaaaaaattacagaaaagaaGATTCTTACCCATGATCGAGAGGCAGACGCTTCCGACTGTGAGAGGTAGACCAATCGACTTAATGATTGATTTAAAGAGGGTTTAGGGCTTTAAACTAAAATAAGGGAAAGTTTCTGCACTTTGCACAAAAGCGAATGCTTGTGCTTTTGCGTGAAGCACTCTGAAGCTTAGAGACCTCGTGCGTTTTTGAGGTCTCTGAAGCACAAGGCTTGCACCTTGCTGTGCTTAAGCAAGCGAAGTGCTTGCTTTTAACATCTATGCCTTCATCCACCTCTTTCTTCAACTAGCGAATAACATCAAGTTATGGTGAACAAGGGACATCCGCCAAGTGTACTATAACGTGTGATTGAGGTCAGGATTTAGCACCCACAACAACTCCTTTAGAACTCCCAATTGACAAGGGAGACTAGGACTTGAACTCCTTCCATATTATTCGTGGTGGCAAGGCTATGAGCATCCTTGTTGGATGTTTTCCTTTCAAAGCTCAACAAGAAGATTGGTACTAGAAGGTAGGCTTATTTTTCCAGACAAGGAAGGAAATGTTGTCAGCCGTTCCAAGGAAGGGAAATAAACTTTGCTCAATCCTTTGAGAGCTCCAAAATACTTAGCAATGGAAGCAGGTGAATCATGGATTCATGCGATATGAAATAAACCTCTTCAGATAAATTATACAAATCAATATTGAGATTGGGAttgaataattaaataaatcaagtATTGATAGCATAAGATTGGTAAAATTAgcaggaaaaataaaaaattgaaatatataataaaattatttcagaTGTGGCAGATTATGAAATCTTTAGAAGAATActtattttatgtaattttaaatataaagttaataaataataaaaaaatataaccaaTAATGCAGTACACATTAATTTACCCTTTGGTTAATGCATTTATGTTATAGTAGTAGACTAATAGGTTTTCCACTTAACTCTTTCTTTTTGAAGGAATGGATAATGGAACAATGGgagaaaaattattatattagtaCACTAGCCGGGACAAACAATGGCAGCTCCTTGGTGGTTATGTCTAAGGGTAATCAATCTTCTTCAAATATGCATCAGtttgatttttaatttcaaaatgttccATTGGCTTCATCtgttttgatgatttattgtagGTACTCTATATGCACAACAATCATACAAAGTGAGTGAGTCATTTCCGTTCAAGTGGATAAACAAAAAGTGGAGGGAAGGTTTTTATGTTACTGCAATGGCAACAGCCGGAAATAGGTGGGCTGTCGTTATGTCTCGTAATGCAGGTTTTTCTGAGCAGGTCAGTTTTATTCCTCACATTTTGTTGTTAAAAGATGGGAAGTAAAGGGAgcaaagaagggaaaaaaaactgAGGGTTGATCTGGTGTTGTCTATCTGTATTGCCTTGTGGTTGAGGATTTCTCTAATGATATATTTTTAATGTTTCCATGCTAAGAAATTAAACTCACCAAATCATTTCAATACTCAGGTTATTGAACTTGACTTTCTTTACCCTAGCGAAGGTATTCATCGAAGATGGGATAATGGCTATCGCATAACGGCAACTGCTGCAACATGTGACCAGGCTGCCTTGGTGCTTAGTATACCTAGAAGGAAACTAACAGATGAGACACAAGAGACCCTTAGAACATCTGCTTTTCCTAGCCAACATGTGAAGGTGAGTGCAGTCACTTTCCTGTGTCTTAAGAACATCACCGTTAGTTTCTTTCCTAACATATAAATATTGTATTTGCTTCCAGGAGAAATGGGCGAAAAATCTATATATTGCATCCATATGTTTTGGCCGCACTGTTTCATGAAGTTGCTGACCTTCACCAGAACCATTAAGCACCTTTTGCCAAATTGCAACAACAACTGGCGGCTAGGATTACCTTATTAAGGCACCTTTCGTTTTATTGCTGTGGTAACCAACTTAGTGGTGCCATTCTCTGTCAAGTTTTGAAGATGCCCTTTGCTTGAGCAATCAAAATATATTTGTTTTTTGGCATCTTAAGTAAATTTAAGGTTGTATAGTTACTAATATTTAGGTTGGAACTGCTTATTTTTGCAGAAATTTAACCATCTAGTGGATGGGATCATTTTACTATAACTGCTGTTTTATTTTCGGCTGCTTTACTGTCAGTTGCTTTTGCTGCATAACTATATTTCACTTGTGCATTAGTTTGGTAATTGTAACAATTTTCATATAATTTCATAGGATTGAACTAAAGGTTTTGTTAATTCATTTGCTCTGATGAAAGCCTCAAAAACTAGAAGTCTCTGTTCACACTAGAACTCTAACCCAATTGGCACATTGTGGTTTTACTCATTTTACATGCTTTGGCatcttatttatattattttacatgctaaattttccttattcttttCTTGAAATTGTTATTTTGATTAATATCTGATGATAATTTCCCAATTTTGTAAAGGTTGACTGTGTTGGCAAGGCTTATTTAAGAAGGCCATGGCTTGATTTGCTGATCTTGTTAGATCATGTTCCATGCCTTTATTACTAATGTGACCTCTTATTGGCTGTACAGTTCGCATTATTTTTTGGAAATGTTGCTGTTTTCGCATTTACCTCTTCTGTGCAACTGAATGATTGAATTAATCATGAGGACACAGCATGTTACATTCGTTTAACTTGACCTTATTGCTTTTAACAATTAATTATAATTGGTCGTTGATAGACATTGATTGGAAATAAGTTGAACTTTTTTCTGCATTGCATTGTTTAGGACAGTGTGACTTTGGAACATAGAATTCGAGCTGGATGGTTTGGTTTGAACAAATTGAGCCAACTCTTCTATGCCTATTTTCTCCATAGTCTCCTCAGGCATTTCCAGTTGTCTCATCTCTCTCTATAGCTTAGAGATGTATAAACTTTAGATTCCAATACAGTTCCatgtatatatgtgtttgtttgttttttgttttgcttTCCCATTATGCTTCCTCAAATCTTCTGCAATGGTGATCTTCTCTTTTTTGTTTAAGCAGAAAGCGATTTCATGACTCCAGCAGTGTGCTTTCTGTGAACATATTTACTCTAGTTTAGAATtgtagctaagattttaaggtgGAGATGTTTTTGAGCTCTACCTTGTTAGCTTAAGTGTGCAATCGTATAAACATTACTTAGATCATTGTGGCTGTTACTTCAGGACTTGGGCTGGATATATGGTATGGACTTGGTCCTCATAATGATCATTATACAGTGCCACAGCTTCATGAACACAACTCTACATTTTATGAAACATACGAGAGATGTTTAAAATCTTCTAGTTCATTTCAACTGATGCAGTGCCAACATCCATGGCGACACGGATATCTTCTCTGTGGACGAATGTGGTATCCTTTTTGCCAGTTAAACTGAATAATGATATATATTTGCTTTTGATGACATAATTCATGTTGCTCCTTTGCCTCCATGGTCCTTTTTATGTTATTGGTGGTACTTATCCTCCTTTGAAGTTATTTTCTTTCAAACTCAATGGTAGATTTGCTTAGTTTTTGTACTTTGTATCAGAAAGGtgtagagaattttttttttttcaaatttcctCCCAGACAAACATTTTAGTTTGCAGTTTGCTCGCTAGACTTCGAAAGTGTCAATGAATCCCTTCGCAAATCATCCTCTAGTGATATTAATTCATGGTTATTATTGTATCCTGTATACTTTCACTTGTTTACTTCCTTTGAGAGTTATTCTCATGGTGTTGAAATCCAAGAGGTCAAACTGTTGCTCCCTAGTTTTCAATTTCTTCAAAGAACAAGGAGGTCAGCATACCCTTGAGCGACCTTGGAGCTGTTACCGTTGTCGATGACAACCGAGATGGTCTTCCTCTCATCTCGACTGCTGTAATTTGGTAGTGAGAGCTGCTTGTAGTTTCTAAGCAGTGTACAAGTTGATATGGTCTGTAATTCCATTATTGATTACTTAgattatcatttttcttaatacTAGTGAGTCCGGGTTTGAGTCTCAGGCAATACCCAATACATCACCTGTGTTTGGCTCGTCATGTCCTTAACACCTGATGAATCTACTTCCATCGACGTGGGGTCGTCGTGGGGCTGTTAACGTATCGGTTTCATATTTTTTGAATACTAGTGAATCGGATTCGGAAACATTCATAAACAGAAAGTGAATAAATTTGTTCATTAATTTACctaaattttagttaagttttgaaGTAATTCTTCTAAATTCAACGTAGCTCTTTTACACCTCTATTATTCGCCGACATTGTCGTATTCatgttaggacattctttagtTTTTGGAAACTCCCTGAAGGATATACTGAAGGCACTAGAATTACATACTCTTAATTATTAGCAACTTTGAGTATTCAAATAAAAAGATGAAATTATCAGTCCATCAAAGGTCAATTGGGAAATGTTAGTGGTGATCTATCTAGATGGTTCGCTTTCTCAGGCTCGATCTGCTCTTGGAGGTCTAATTATGGTATCGCAGTGGGTTTCTTTTTATTCTTGCTCTTATTTACTTTATTGTATActatttaatttttagaattgaTTGTTTTTATAATTAATCCAAGGCTAGAAATTTTTATCTTATGATTAATACTAGACTAATAATTTAATACATGAAATTACAAGGGCATTACATTGTTTTCCACGTATACATTTTATAATTACTATATCAGAATACATGCATCTATTTCTTATGGTGTTTTATTAAATGCATAAAATTATGCTTTAATGGTAATGATGATGCACTGTATTGAAGGCCGACAAAATTATACTTCCAATTTATTCAGTAGGCGAGCGAGCGAGCTAGGAGGAAAGCCGTCACCAGACAACTCAAGGCAACGCTTTATAAGAAAACATCCAGTCGAAGATATTTTCCAGCACACAAAATTTATTCATTACAGACATACTCCCCCAAGGGATTGAGCAAGGTTTTCCAAGAAAAAAGAGAGGAGAATCGAACAACATATGCAGCTCAAGTAGTTGTTTTCGGCGGCTGGAGGGATACATTCTCCAGTTTCAAACTGCAAGCTTTTATCAAGACAAGTAGCACTCTGGTAGTTATTTTCAGCGGCTGGAGGGATACATTCTCCAGTTTCAAACTGCAAGCTTTTATTAAAGACAAGTAGCATCTGCTTCACCTAGATAACTTGTTACCGAGTTGAGTTTATCTATAGCTGCGGTAAATGGGGGAGTACATGCAACTCTCTGCATGCTTAACCAAGTCTTGGGGGCGAGGAAGCCGTGTTGCTAAACCTGTTATATGATCATACAGAAAGAACCTGAGTCAGCTGTCGGCAATATTGGAACCGAGTAATGcagcagatgatgatgatgaagaaaaCTCACCAAGCTCGTATGCTTTGGCTGCGACATTCGCAGCAATATGAGCTGATATTTTCCTGATGTTGGAGAAGGGAGGATAGATCAAGCCCTTTTCAAAATTCTCTTCAGTCACCTGATCTGCCAAAGCATAAGCTGTTCCAGACAATTAAGGGTTAGGAAACAAACCGACACCATTTTAGATGACAAAAGCAACAACTAGCACACTTTTTCATGTACTAACTCAGTTCTTAATCCCTCGATCAATGTTTCAACTTACAGGCTGCAAGAAGCATGTCATCATGCACCCGAATAGCTCCTGACATCACCAAGCCAAGGCCAAATCCAGGAAATATGTATGCATTGTTTGCCTGGAAGCAGGAAAAAGAAGTTGGGGTGAAACAAGTTAGCTTCTGTATGGAAATCTAAAACACACATGATCCAGGGAAATTGAAGATATGTTGGTAAAAGAGAAACCTGGCCAGGGACGAATGTCTTGCCGTTGTATTCAACAGGATCAAACGGGCTCCCAGTAGCAAATATCACTCGACCCTGACGATTAAAGATAAGTCGAAAGGTTTATTCATCTAGTTTCAAATACGGTTTTGGGAGACCTAAATTTTAAAGATAGGATTACCTCAGTCCAAGTATAGGCTTCCTCTGCTGTACATTCAGTTTGTGAAGTTGGGTTCGAAAGAGCCAAAATAATGGGCTTCTGTAGTTTGTAAATGGAAACAAAAACAAAGATAGAAGTGGCTAATTGTATTTGCTTGGAGAACACTAGGGAAAATTGAGAAACAGCCCTACCTCATTGATAGAGGCCATGGCTTTGACAACCTCCTCAGTGAAGGTTCTTCCCACTCCAGATGAGCCAATCAAAAAAGTAGGCTTCATAACCTGCAAAATGAATCCACTCAATATTCAAGGTTTCTGCTGGGTTCATGCAATTAAAAAGTTCCAATGCAGAGAAGATCATTTGCCTAGATATTGTAAGAAATTTGTTTGATACAAATTAGTGATAGAAAAACAAACAGGCAGCATCAATACTGAATGCAAAAGGGTAGCAAAATAACATTCAAAACATTTTCTGTATAATGTGATGCATTCATTGATAGCTAATGAAATATTCAAACATGGGGAAGATTGCACACCTTGACAGCATCCAAGAGGGTACTGACTGGTTCATGCTCGTGTGCCCATGGCTTTTTGAAGTGCTGGAGAGATGCCTTGCGTGAGCTAACAATCAAGCCCTATAAACATATTATTTTATCAGTTAAGTCCGATAGCGGTGAGTGTCAAAAAGCAAAGAGAACAACCAAAAACTTGCTGGATTCTCTCTAACCTTCGAGTCCACAAGCCAAATTTTCTTTCGAGTTTCTTCCAACGGTGCTTTAGTCTACATTTATAAACTATATGTTAGTTACCTGGACAAGGACATCCTCTCAACTCATAAATAGATCAAGACTTGTGATATTATTTGGAGAGACATGAAAATATAATCCCTGCAGTACCTCTTTTGACACATGAAGAGCTATGAGTTCTGCAATACCAGTACCAGCCTGCAAATATCATACACAAACTCAAATATCGG from Zingiber officinale cultivar Zhangliang chromosome 5B, Zo_v1.1, whole genome shotgun sequence encodes the following:
- the LOC121985106 gene encoding casein kinase 1-like protein HD16 isoform X1; translated protein: MMPELRSGARRGRAQANPVVQAEQPKTRRRRTARIQRPVGENPPAEEIGQVEGRGEVGGLAGEEIQEGVGERKMNDCNSGARSADKLAGGEDEGNAAPLPEKVQVSNSPLYKVERKLGKGGFGQVYVGRRISPASTSDRTTGSSAIEVALKFEHRTSKGCNYGPPYEWQVYNTLGGIHGVPKVHYKGRQGDYYVMIMDILGPSLWDVWNNNSHTMSVEMVACIAIEAISILENMHSKGYVHGDVKPENFLLGPSGTSEEKKLFLVDLGLATKWKDSSTNLHVEYDQRPDVFRGTVRYASVHAHLGRTASRRDDLESLAYTLIFLLRGRLLWQGYQGENKGFLVCKKKMATSPESLCCFCPQPFKQFVEYVVNLKFDEEPNYAKYISLFDGIVGPNPDIRPINTDGAQKVIKLIYQVGQKRGRLMIEEVDEQPKKKIRMGLPANQWISVYNARRPMKQRYHYNVADMRLAQHIEKGNEDGLFISCVASCNNLWALIMDAGTGFTAQVYELSTNFLHKEWIMEQWEKNYYISTLAGTNNGSSLVVMSKGTLYAQQSYKVSESFPFKWINKKWREGFYVTAMATAGNRWAVVMSRNAGFSEQVIELDFLYPSEGIHRRWDNGYRITATAATCDQAALVLSIPRRKLTDETQETLRTSAFPSQHVKEKWAKNLYIASICFGRTVS
- the LOC121985106 gene encoding casein kinase 1-like protein HD16 isoform X2, with translation MMPELRSGARRGRAQANPVVQAEQPKTRRRRTARIQRPVGENPPAEEIGQVEGRGEVGGLAGEEIQEGVGERKMNDCNSGARSADKLAGGEDEGNAAPLPEKVQVSNSPLYKVERKLGKGGFGQVYVGRRISPASTSDRTTGSSAIEVALKFEHRTSKGCNYGPPYEWQVYNTLGGIHGVPKVHYKGRQGDYYVMIMDILGPSLWDVWNNNSHTMSVEMVACIAIEAISILENMHSKGYVHGDVKPENFLLGPSGTSEEKKLFLVDLGLATKWKDSSTNLHVEYDQRPDVFRGTVRYASVHAHLGRTASRRDDLESLAYTLIFLLRGRLLWQGYQGENKGFLVCKKKMATSPESLCCFCPQPFKQFVEYVVNLKFDEEPNYAKYISLFDGIVGPNPDIRPINTDGAQKLIYQVGQKRGRLMIEEVDEQPKKKIRMGLPANQWISVYNARRPMKQRYHYNVADMRLAQHIEKGNEDGLFISCVASCNNLWALIMDAGTGFTAQVYELSTNFLHKEWIMEQWEKNYYISTLAGTNNGSSLVVMSKGTLYAQQSYKVSESFPFKWINKKWREGFYVTAMATAGNRWAVVMSRNAGFSEQVIELDFLYPSEGIHRRWDNGYRITATAATCDQAALVLSIPRRKLTDETQETLRTSAFPSQHVKEKWAKNLYIASICFGRTVS
- the LOC121985106 gene encoding casein kinase 1-like protein HD16 isoform X3, yielding MMPELRSGARRGRAQANPVVQAEQPKTRRRRTARIQRPVGENPPAEEIGQVEGRGEVGGLAGEEIQEGVGERKMNDCNSGARSADKLAGGEDEGNAAPLPEKVQVSNSPLYKVERKLGKGGFGQVYVGRRISPASTSDRTTGSSAIEVALKFEHRTSKGCNYGPPYEWQVYNTLGGIHGVPKVHYKGRQGDYYVMIMDILGPSLWDVWNNNSHTMSVEMVACIAIEAISILENMHSKGYVHGDVKPENFLLGPSGTSEEKKLFLVDLGLATKWKDSSTNLHVEYDQRPDVFRGTVRYASVHAHLGRTASRRDDLESLAYTLIFLLRGRLLWQGYQGENKGFLVCKKKMATSPESLCCFCPQPFKQFVEYVVNLKFDEEPNYAKYISLFDGIVGPNPDIRPINTDGAQKVIKLIYQVGQKRGRLMIEEVDEQPKKKIRMGLPANQWISVYNARRPMKQRYHYNVADMRLAQHIEKGNEDGLFISCVASCNNLWALIMDAGTGFTAQVYELSTNFLHKEWIMEQWEKNYYISTLAGTNNGSSLVVMSKGTLYAQQSYKVSESFPFKWINKKWREGFYVTAMATAGNRWAVVMSRNAGFSEQRRYSSKMG